In one Modestobacter sp. L9-4 genomic region, the following are encoded:
- a CDS encoding histidine phosphatase family protein produces the protein MTSGPAAPPVPRLLVWRHGRTAWNAGGRFQGQLDPPLDDEGRAQAARTAPHLAALLQGEDTVVVSSDLQRARDTAAALAPLLGVQVQVDGRLREHGLGTWEGLTRDEVAERHPGQYADWIAGRPVPGRGGEAQADVAARALAAVADLPPAAVAVLVTHGGTAGRLIEALLGLGSEHRRVFGPLGNCHWSELSFQASGWRLMRHSLAAPAAGDHRARESGDRGPFPGPSASDAPDAGEPPADTAATDADAAG, from the coding sequence GTGACCTCGGGTCCGGCCGCCCCGCCGGTGCCGCGTCTGCTGGTGTGGCGGCACGGGCGCACCGCGTGGAACGCCGGCGGCCGCTTCCAGGGCCAGCTCGACCCGCCCCTGGACGACGAGGGGCGGGCGCAGGCCGCCCGCACGGCACCGCACCTGGCCGCCCTGCTTCAGGGTGAGGACACCGTGGTGGTGTCCAGCGACCTGCAGCGGGCCCGGGACACCGCCGCGGCGCTCGCCCCGCTGCTGGGCGTGCAGGTGCAGGTCGACGGCCGGCTGCGCGAGCACGGGCTCGGGACCTGGGAGGGGCTGACCCGCGACGAGGTCGCCGAGCGCCACCCCGGTCAGTACGCCGACTGGATCGCCGGCCGGCCGGTGCCCGGTCGGGGCGGCGAAGCCCAGGCCGACGTGGCGGCGCGGGCGCTGGCTGCCGTCGCGGACCTCCCGCCCGCTGCGGTGGCGGTGCTGGTGACCCACGGGGGCACGGCCGGCCGGCTGATCGAGGCCCTGCTGGGTCTGGGGTCGGAGCACCGGCGGGTCTTCGGGCCGCTGGGCAACTGCCACTGGAGCGAGCTGTCCTTCCAGGCCTCGGGGTGGCGGCTGATGCGGCACAGCCTGGCCGCGCCGGCGGCCGGTGACCACCGCGCACGGGAGAGCGGTGACCGCGGACCGTTCCCCGGGCCGTCGGCGTCGGACGCACCGGACGCCGGGGAGCCACCCGCCGACACCGCCGCGACCGACGCCGACGCCGCGGGCTGA
- the rsfS gene encoding ribosome silencing factor, which produces MTASAEARETALIAAQAAADKLATNVSIVDVSDRLAITDAFVLTSAPNERQVQAIVDAVEERLREHDIKPVRREGLNEGRWVLLDFVDVVVHVQHAEERAYYALERLWKDCPVIPFTDAARPASAAATDAVATDAVATEDEAHDDELDDDLTDGTADAELGESDR; this is translated from the coding sequence ATGACCGCCTCAGCCGAGGCACGTGAGACCGCGCTGATCGCAGCGCAGGCCGCCGCCGACAAGCTCGCCACCAACGTGTCCATCGTCGACGTCAGCGACCGGCTGGCCATCACCGACGCGTTCGTCCTGACGTCGGCACCCAACGAACGGCAGGTGCAGGCGATCGTCGACGCGGTCGAGGAGCGGCTGCGCGAGCACGACATCAAGCCCGTGCGCCGTGAGGGCTTGAACGAGGGCCGCTGGGTCCTGCTCGACTTCGTCGACGTCGTGGTGCACGTGCAGCACGCCGAGGAGCGCGCCTACTACGCCCTCGAGCGGCTGTGGAAGGACTGCCCCGTCATCCCCTTCACCGACGCCGCCCGCCCCGCCTCCGCTGCGGCCACCGACGCTGTGGCCACCGACGCTGTGGCCACCGAGGACGAGGCTCACGACGACGAACTGGACGACGACCTGACGGACGGCACGGCCGACGCGGAGCTGGGCGAGAGCGACCGGTGA
- a CDS encoding DegV family protein, producing MSVAVVTDSTAYLPSDLVARYGIEVVPLYVVLAGRSGREGSDVTSAEVARALGARGGQVTTSRPTPGDFVAVYRRLLDGGADRLVSVHLSGELSGTWDAARVAASQVGEHLVTVLDSRSAAMGTGFAVLAAARAAEHGGSAEEVAALAREAAADTRTFFVVDTLEHLRRGGRIGSAAALLGSALAMKPVLHVTDGQVVALEKVRTSTRALNRLVQRAAEVAGERPVAVAVHHLAAPERAQKLADQLSAQLPRVTELFVSELGAAVGAHVGPGAVGVVVAPATGTQQG from the coding sequence ATGTCCGTCGCCGTGGTCACCGACTCGACGGCCTACCTCCCGTCCGACCTCGTCGCCCGGTACGGCATCGAGGTCGTGCCGCTCTACGTCGTGCTGGCCGGCAGGTCGGGTCGCGAGGGCAGCGACGTGACGTCGGCGGAGGTGGCCCGCGCGCTCGGGGCCCGCGGTGGGCAGGTCACCACCTCCCGGCCCACGCCGGGTGACTTCGTGGCCGTCTACCGCCGGCTGCTGGACGGCGGCGCCGACCGGCTGGTGTCGGTGCACCTGTCCGGTGAGCTGTCGGGCACCTGGGACGCCGCCCGGGTCGCCGCCTCGCAGGTCGGGGAGCACCTGGTCACGGTGCTGGACTCCCGCTCGGCGGCCATGGGCACCGGGTTCGCCGTGCTGGCCGCCGCCCGGGCCGCGGAGCACGGCGGGTCGGCCGAGGAGGTCGCCGCGCTCGCCCGGGAGGCCGCCGCCGACACCCGCACGTTCTTCGTCGTCGACACTCTCGAGCACCTGCGCCGGGGTGGGCGGATCGGCTCGGCCGCCGCCCTGCTGGGCAGCGCGCTGGCGATGAAGCCGGTGCTGCACGTGACCGACGGGCAGGTGGTCGCCCTGGAGAAGGTGCGCACCTCGACCCGGGCGCTCAACCGGCTCGTCCAGCGGGCCGCCGAAGTGGCCGGTGAGCGCCCGGTGGCCGTGGCGGTGCACCACCTGGCCGCCCCCGAGCGCGCGCAGAAGCTGGCCGACCAGCTGTCGGCCCAACTGCCACGGGTGACCGAGCTGTTCGTCAGCGAGCTGGGTGCTGCGGTGGGCGCCCACGTGGGGCCGGGTGCGGTCGGCGTCGTCGTCGCCCCGGCCACCGGCACGCAACAGGGCTGA
- the holA gene encoding DNA polymerase III subunit delta, which produces MAAAAPPAPTSRLRVVVGEEELLRARAVSAVRVAVREAHPDSEEHELAAAGLSLGQLTDALAPSLFGGHRLVVVTGVHEAAAALADTLVSYTTDPDPELTLVLVHHGGKRNEALVKAFKSAGAAIDECPKISSAGERIAFVRNEVRHAGGRISPDAVTALLEAVGNDLRGLSAAASQLVSDFGGSIDADAVAKFHRGQAEVTGFTVAERVLVGDTAGSVEMLRWALDRGVAHVLIADALADGVRTAARVASLNTTNIGELARQLKLPPWKVKKAQSQARGWTIDALQQAIGVAASLNADVKGAAASADYALERAIRQLVAIRAAGAGERARSFR; this is translated from the coding sequence GTGGCAGCAGCAGCACCCCCGGCGCCGACGTCCCGCCTGCGCGTCGTGGTCGGCGAGGAGGAACTGCTCCGCGCGCGGGCGGTCAGCGCCGTGCGCGTCGCGGTGCGCGAGGCCCACCCCGACAGCGAGGAGCACGAGCTCGCCGCTGCCGGTCTGTCACTCGGGCAGCTGACCGACGCGCTGGCACCGTCGCTGTTCGGCGGGCACCGGCTCGTGGTGGTCACCGGCGTGCACGAGGCGGCCGCGGCGCTGGCCGACACCCTGGTCAGCTACACCACCGACCCCGACCCCGAGCTGACGCTGGTGCTGGTCCACCACGGCGGCAAGCGGAACGAGGCCCTGGTCAAGGCGTTCAAGTCCGCCGGCGCCGCCATCGACGAGTGCCCGAAGATCAGCTCCGCGGGGGAGCGGATCGCCTTCGTGCGCAACGAGGTCCGGCACGCCGGCGGCAGGATCAGCCCGGACGCCGTCACCGCGCTGCTGGAGGCGGTGGGCAACGACCTCCGCGGGCTGTCGGCCGCCGCCAGCCAGCTGGTGTCGGACTTCGGCGGGTCGATCGACGCCGACGCGGTCGCCAAGTTCCACCGCGGGCAGGCCGAGGTCACCGGCTTCACCGTCGCCGAGCGGGTGCTGGTGGGCGACACGGCGGGCTCGGTGGAGATGCTGCGCTGGGCGCTCGACCGCGGGGTGGCGCACGTGCTCATCGCCGACGCGCTGGCCGACGGTGTCCGCACCGCCGCCCGGGTCGCCTCGCTGAACACGACCAACATCGGCGAGCTGGCCCGCCAGCTCAAGCTCCCGCCGTGGAAGGTGAAGAAGGCCCAGTCGCAGGCCCGCGGCTGGACGATCGACGCGCTGCAGCAGGCCATCGGGGTCGCCGCGTCGCTCAACGCCGACGTCAAGGGCGCAGCGGCCAGTGCCGACTACGCGCTCGAGCGGGCGATCCGTCAGCTGGTGGCGATCCGGGCGGCCGGCGCCGGCGAGCGGGCCCGCTCCTTCCGCTGA
- a CDS encoding ComEA family DNA-binding protein → MRPSARRSDDSDVIRARLRALLAEGQARGGWVPEEEPEPDEWDDDAAVTAARPEPEADLALPGGLGRHRSPGRTARLDPGRRGSWALWVAAVVAGAAMVGWTWLGRPAVEPVPAAVSTAAQPDSRSSDPAPAEPTAAPPTATLPPAGTVVVSVVGMVAVPGLVTLPAGSRVADALDAAGGLLPEADPASVNAAAVLSDGQQIAIGVPGAVAPGVDAAAGDPATAAGGGGLLDLNAATAGDLDALPGIGPVLAQRIVDHRTAHGPFTSVDQLDDVSGIGPAIFAALAERVRV, encoded by the coding sequence GTGCGCCCCTCCGCCCGTCGCAGCGACGACTCCGACGTCATCCGCGCCCGGTTGCGCGCACTGCTCGCCGAGGGGCAGGCGCGCGGTGGCTGGGTGCCTGAGGAGGAGCCCGAGCCCGACGAGTGGGACGACGACGCCGCGGTGACCGCTGCGCGCCCGGAGCCCGAGGCGGACCTGGCACTGCCGGGCGGGCTGGGGCGGCACCGGTCGCCCGGCCGCACCGCCCGGCTGGACCCGGGCCGGCGGGGCTCCTGGGCGCTGTGGGTCGCGGCGGTGGTCGCCGGGGCGGCGATGGTCGGCTGGACCTGGCTGGGCCGCCCGGCGGTCGAGCCGGTGCCCGCAGCGGTGTCGACGGCTGCCCAGCCGGACAGCCGCTCCAGCGACCCGGCACCCGCAGAGCCGACGGCCGCCCCGCCGACGGCGACCCTGCCGCCGGCCGGCACGGTCGTGGTGTCCGTCGTCGGCATGGTCGCCGTCCCCGGGCTGGTGACCCTGCCGGCCGGGTCCCGCGTCGCCGACGCGCTCGACGCCGCCGGTGGGCTGCTGCCCGAGGCCGACCCCGCGTCGGTCAACGCCGCGGCGGTGCTCTCCGACGGCCAGCAGATCGCCATCGGTGTCCCCGGTGCGGTCGCACCCGGGGTCGACGCCGCGGCCGGGGACCCGGCCACCGCTGCGGGCGGGGGCGGGCTGCTCGACCTCAACGCCGCGACCGCCGGCGACCTCGACGCGCTGCCGGGGATCGGACCGGTCCTGGCCCAGCGCATCGTCGACCACCGCACCGCGCACGGTCCGTTCACCTCCGTCGACCAGCTCGACGACGTCAGCGGCATCGGCCCGGCGATCTTCGCCGCGCTGGCCGAGCGCGTGCGGGTCTGA